The following proteins come from a genomic window of Vidua chalybeata isolate OUT-0048 chromosome 2, bVidCha1 merged haplotype, whole genome shotgun sequence:
- the FZD4 gene encoding frizzled-4: MCQNLGYNVTKMPNLVGHELQADAELQLTTFTPLIQYGCSSQLQFFLCSVYVPMCTEKINIPIGPCGGMCLSVKRRCEPVLKEFGFVWPDSLNCSKFPPQNDHNHMCMEGPGDEEVPLHSKTSLQPGEECHGMGSNSDQYIWVKRSLSCVLKCGYDAGLYSRSAKEFTDIWMAIWASLCFISTAFTVLTFLIDSSRFSYPERPIIFLSMCYNIYSIAYIVRLTVGRERISCDFEEAAEPVLIQEGLKNTGCAIIFLLMYFFGMASSIWWVILTLTWFLAAGLKWGHEAIEMHSSYFHIAAWAIPAVKTIVILIMRLVDADELTGLCYVGNQNLDALTGFVVAPLFTYLVIGTLFIAAGLVALFKIRSNLQKDGTKTDKLERLMVKIGVFSVLYTVPATCVIACYFYEISNWAIFRYSADDSNMAVEMLKIFMSLLVGITSGMWIWSAKTLHTWQKCSNRLVNSGKVKREKRADGWVKPGKGNETVV, from the coding sequence TTCTTCCTGTGTTCAGTTTATGTGCCGATGTGCACAGAAAAGATTAACATCCCCATAGGTCCCTGTGGAGGCATGTGCCTCTCTGTCAAAAGAAGATGTGAAcctgttttaaaagaatttggGTTTGTCTGGCCAGACAGCCTAAACTGCAGCAAATTCCCACCCCAGAATGATCACAACCACATGTGCATGGAGGGCCCAGGAGACGAAGAGGTTCCCCTTCACAGCAAGACCTCCTTGCAGCCAGGAGAAGAGTGCCACGGCATGGGATCTAACTCAGATCAGTACATTTGGGTGAAGAGAAGCTTGAGCTGTGTCCTGAAATGTGGCTACGATGCTGGTCTGTACAGCAGGTCAGCTAAGGAATTCACAGATATCTGGATGGCCATATGGGCCAGTCTTTGCTTCATCTCAACTGCCTTCACAGTCCTGACCTTCCTGATTGATTCATCCAGATTTTCCTACCCAGAGCGGCCAATCATATTTTTAAGCATGTGCTACAATATTTATAGCATTGCTTATATTGTGAGGCTAACTGTGGGCCGGGAAAGGATATCCTGTGATTTTGAAGAGGCAGCAGAACCTGTTCTTATCCAAGAAGGTCTTAAGAACACAGGATGTGCGATAATTTTCTTGCTGATGTACTTTTTCGGGATGGCTAGCTCCATCTGGTGGGTTATTCTGACACTGACGTGGTTTCTGGCTGCAGGACTCAAGTGGGGCCATGAAGCAATCGAAATGCACAGCTCCTATTTCCACATCGCAGCCTGGGCCATCCCGGCAGTGAAGACCATCGTCATTTTGATTATGAGACTTGTAGATGCAGACGAGCTCACCGGCCTCTGCTATGTTGGGAACCAGAACCTGGATGCGTTGACAGGCTTTGTTGTTGCTCCACTTTTTACCTACCTTGTCATTGGGACTTTATTCATTGCAGCAGGACTCGTGGCCTTATTTAAAATCAGGTCTAATCTCCAGAAAGATGGAACTAAAACTGACAAACTGGAAAGACTGATGGTCAAAATTGGGGTCTTTTCAGTGTTGTACACCGTCCCAGCAACGTGTGTCATCGCCTGTTATTTCTACGAAATCTCCAACTGGGCCATTTTCCGCTATTCGGCAGATGATTCCAATATGGCAGTGGAGATGCTCAAAATTTTCATGTCCCTTCTGGTGGGTATTACATCAGGTATGTGGATCTGGTCAGCCAAAACTCTGCACACATGGCAGAAGTGCTCCAACAGACTGGTGAACTCAGGGAAAGTGAAACGGGAGAAGAGAGCAGATGGTTGGGTGAAACCCGGAAAAGGGAACGAGACCGTGGTATGA